The region GAATACGATCAGTACGACGACATTATCTCGACCACCAGTAAGACGTTCCTCGGCGTGACGATTGGTTGTGCACGTTGTCACGATCACAAGATCGATCCGATCAGTCAGGCCAACTACTACGAGTTCCTTTCGTTCTTCCGCGGAATGAAGCCTTACGGAAATCGTGGGGACGTATCATTCAGCCAACGAGAGATCTCGCCACAAGAGGTGATCTCGGCCCACGAGAATCATCGTCGGGAACGCGAAGCGGTCGAGAAACGCTTGAACGAAATCGTTTCGGCAGCGATCGATCAACTGCCACGTGAAGAACATCGCGAGGTTCGCAACCAGCGTAATCCAGACCGACGTCGTGAACGGATGGACGAACGCATCGCGGAACTCGTTCCGAACGAAGCGTCGGAATATGCCGAGTTGAAACGACAACTCGACGCGATTCATGACAAAGAAAAGTATTTGCCGGCACGAGAATTTGCTCTCGCTGTGAATAAGGCGAACAAGCAACCGCCGGAAACGACCATCATGATGCGTGGCAATCCGCACGTTCCTGGGGATGTGGTCGAACCCAACTTTCCGAAGTTCTTCAAAGTGGCCAAGCCAGTTGTGCCGGAGCCATCGGAGCAGCAGGAAACGTCCGGTCGCCGCTTAGTGCTCGCCAAGTGGATTGCTTCGGAAGAGAACCTGATGACGGCTCGCGTCATGGTGAACCGATTGTGGCAGTTCCAGTTTGGACGCGGCCTGGTTCGATCTTCGAGCAACTTTGGTCAACTAGGTACTCCGCCTACGCATCCGCTCCTGCTCGATTGGCTCACGCAAGAGTTCATCGACAGTGGCTGGGACATCAAGCACATGCAGCGACTGATGATGCTATCGTCTGCCTATCAGATGTCGTCCGCGGGTGCCGAAAAAGGGCTCGCTGAAGATCCTGCTAACGAATTGTTCTGGCGATTCAACTCGCGTCGTTTGACTGCCGAAGAAGTCCGTGACTCGATTCTCGCGGTCAACGGTCGACTGAACGACAAGATGTATGGGCATGGCTTTTACCCGCAGATTTCCGCGGAAGTGATGGCCGGTCAGTCGAAGCCTGGCGATGGCTGGGGCAATTCGTCCTACGAAGAGCAAGCTCGCCGAGCCGTGTACATTCATGTGAAACGATCGCTGGTCACGCCAATCCTGTCCAGCTTCGACTTCCCAGAAACGGATGCTCCGTGCGAAGAACGTTTCGTCACCACGCAGCCGGCTCAGGCATTGGGCATGATCAACGGCCACTTTGCCAATCAGCAAGCGTCTGAACTGGCCAAGCGAGTGCGAGAGACAGGCGCGACTTCGCAGGAAGACAAGATCCGCGAAGCGATCCAGTTCGCTATGGCTCGCGAAGCAAACGATCAAGACGTGAAGATCGGCATCTCGCTAATGAGCGATTTGCAGAAAGACCACGGTCTCGATGACCAACGGGCTTTCGACTTGTACTGCTTGATGCTGATTAACTTGAATGAATTCTTCTTCCTGGACTAACGCACGACGGTTTTCTGTCGGACGTTAATTCAGTGAATGAAACATATTGGAAGGAAGGGTAATCATGTCAAACTCGGAAATGCCGAAGTCCAGCTATTGTGGCAATACCCGGCGAGAGTTTTTGTGGAACGCAGGGGCGAAGTTCCCTGGGCTTGCACTCACCTACATGCTGGCCAAGGATGGCTTCCTCGCGAACCAGGCGATGGCTGCCGATGGCGTCAGCGCGTTCGATAATCCGCTGGCTGCTAAACAGCCGATGTTCGAAGGCAAAGCCAAGAACGTCATCTTCCTGTTCATGTATGGCGGTCCGAGCCATGTCGATACGTTCGACTACAAGCCGAAACTGTACGGACTGGACGGTAAAACGGTCCCTGTGAAAACCAAGGGTCGTGGCGGCGAAAAGAATGAAGGCCGCGTCGTCGGTCCGAAGTGGAACTTCAAGCAGTATGGCGAATCAGGGCAGTGGGTTTCCGACTTGTTCCCTCACTTGGCGACTTGTGTCGATGACATCGCCTTCCTGAAGTCGTGTCAGGCCGACTCACCTATTCATGGTTCGGCCATGTTGATGATGAACTCGGGGCGAATCCTCAGCGGATATCCAACGCTCGGTTCATGGGTCAACTACGGCTTGGGGACGGTCAATCAAAACCTGCCTGGCTATGTGGTCATGCTGGACCCTAGCGGCGGTCCGATCAGTGGTGCAAAGAACTGGACGTGCGGCTTCATGCCGGCGAACTACCAGGGAACGATCTTCCGCAGCAAGGGTGCTCCCATTATCGACCTGGCTACGCCGGATGGAATGACGCGTGCCGCTCAACGGCGAATCTTGGATGCGATGAAGGAAGCCAACCAGCAGCACTTCGAGGCCCGCAGCGACAACACCGAATTGTCGTCACGGATTGCGAGCTACGAACTGGCTTACCGCATGCAGGAACATGCCCCGGAAGCGGTCGACTTGAATACCGAATCGGAAGACACCAAGCAGTTGTACGGCATGGACAATCCGGAGACGGAAGAATTCGGTCGTCGTTGTTTGATGGCTCGCCGATTGGTCGAACGTGGCGTTCGTTTTGTTCAGCTTTATTCCGGCGGTCACCACAACGACAACAACTGGGACGCCCACGGCGACTTGGAAAAGAACCACAACTACCACGCCGGTCGTACCGACAAGCCGATCGCCGGTCTGATTAAAGACCTGAAGCGTAAGGGCATGCTGGACGATACGCTGATTGTCTGGGGTGGTGAGTTCGGTCGTCAGCCTACCGCCGAATACGAAAAGGGTACCGGACGAGATCACAACTCGTACGGCTTCACCATGTGGATGGCTGGTGGCGGCATCAAGGGTGGCGTCTCGTACGGGGCGACCGATGAACTGGGCGCTGAAGCGGTGGAGAATCCGCTGCATGTTCGCCGAATTCACGCGACCATCTTGAATCAGTTGGGACTCGACCCGAACCACTTGAGCTACTTCTATAGCGGCTTGGATCAGAAGCTGGTCGGCGTCGAACACACCGAACCGATTCACGAGATCATCACGTGAGCCGGATCGGTTCCAATTAACGCAGCAACGCGACCATTTCGCGCATTTTAACAAGCGGCCTGTCGGAAAACGCCGGGCCGCTTTTTTGCTGCGCCGCGGTCGGGGTCGCGTCGTGGGGGAAACCGGGTAGAATACGGAAAGATGCCTTGGTGAAGGGTCTTTTCTCCCAACGAAGTGGTGCAGCGATGAGTAGTATCGATTTAAAAGGATTGGATATCGATGTCGAAGACGTTCGCCGAAACATGGCGCCTTCGACCCTTTACGAAGAAGCGATTCGCGACGAAGAAGACGCCGCCATCGCCGATTCCGGGGCTTTGATTGCCTACAGCGGCGAAAAAACAGGCCGTTCGCCGAAAGACAAACGCGTTGTCGAATCGGAAGAGTCGAAGAATGACGTCTGGTGGGGACCGATCAATATCCCGATCGAAGACCATACCTATCGCATCAATCTCGAGCGTGCGAAAGATTATCTCAACACCCGTAAAAAGCTGTATGTGGTCGATGCGTTTGCCGGGTGGGACCCGAAGTATCGGCTGAAGATTCGTGTGATTTGCTCGCGTCCGTACCACGCGTTGTTCATGCACACGATGCTCATTCGCCCAACCCACGAAGAGCTGCAAAACTTCGGCGAGCCAGACGTGGTGATCTACAACGCCGGGCGTTTTCCCGCCAACCGACATACGCCTGGCATGACGTCGAAGACAAGCGTCGACGTCAACTTGGAAGACCGCGAGATGGTCATCCTGGGGACGGAATACGCCGGAGAAATGAAGAAGGGCGTGTTCACGATGATGAACTATTACATGCCCAAGCAAGGCGTCCTATCAATGCACTGCAGCGCGACCACCGAGCCAGGCTCGGACCGCAGCAGCATCTTGTTCGGTCTATCCGGCACCGGGAAAACGACTCTTTCGGCCGATCCGAAGCGACTGTTGATTGGCGACGACGAACATTGCTGGAGCGATGATGGCGTCTTTAATATTGAAGGGGGTTGCTACGCCAAAGCAATCGATCTGACGCCGGACAACGAGCCAGAAATCTTCCAGGCCCTGCGGTTTGGTTCGGTGCTGGAAAACGTGGTCTACGACAAAGAAGACCACCACGTCGACTTCACCGATACCAGCATCACGCAAAATACCCGTGGTGCGTATCCGATCGAGTTCATCCGCAACGCGAAGATCCCTTGCGTGGCCGGTCATCCGACCGACGTGATCTTCCTGACATGCGACGCGTTTGGCGTGCTGCCTCCGGTAAGCAAGCTCACTTCGGCCCAGGCGATGTATCACTTTATCTCCGGCTACACCGCTAAGATTGCGGGGACGGAAGTTGGAGTGACGGAGCCACAAGCGACGTTCAGTCCTTGCTTCGGCGGGCCGTTTTTGGTTTGGCATCCTGGCAAATATGCCGAGCTGTTGGCTGAAAAACTGGAAAAGCATAACGCCAACGTTTGGCTGGTGAACACCGGCTGGACCGGCGGAGCCCATGGTGCCGGGTCGCGGATCAAGCTGAAATATACCCGAGCCATCATCGACGCCATTCACAGCGGTGAACTGGCCAATGCCCCAACAGCTGAAGATCCGGTCTTTGGCATTCACGTCCTGCAAGAATGCCCAGGCGTTCCGGCAGAAATCTTGAATCCGAAGGGGACGTGGAGCGATCCTGCGGCCTACGATCAAACGGCTGCCAAGCTGGCGTCACTATTTATTGATAATTTTCAGAACTACAGTTCTGGCGTGAGTGAAGACGTCCGTCAGGCCGGTCCCGTGGCGAAAACTTCGGTCTAGCCTGGGTGATTCTCGTCTCGTTTCCGATTATGCTCGAACATCGGCCTGCGCAAATTGAAACGCGCCGGCCTGTTGGCGACGCAAATCCCACCCCCTCGGAGATGAGACGACATGACGACTCGAGTCTTCCTCTTCCTGCCCTTATTCCTGACGGTGCTTGGCCTCTTCGGCGAATCGACTTTGGATGCTGCCGAAGCGAAGCGGCCGAATTTTGTCTTCTTTCTCGTCGACGATCTCGGTTGGGCCGATCTTTCCTGCTACGGCAGTACGTTTCACGAGACGCCCAACATAGATGCCTTTGCGAAAAGTGGCATGAAGTTCTACCAGGCCTACACCGCTTGTCCGGTCTGCTCGCCGACGCGGGCCTCAATTCTCACCGGGCGGCATCCGGTTCGTGTTGATGTGACCGACTGGATTCCTGGCAACAGCGGGACCGGGAAGTTTCTCCAAGTCGAAGATCGCGACAATCTCGCCCTAGAAGAAGTTACCATTGCCGAAGTGCTGAAAGGGGAGGGGTATCAAACCTTCTTTGCCGGCAAATGGCATCTCGGTGACAAAGGGCATTGGCCCACCGACCAAGGGTTCGACATCAATATCGGAGGGCACGATCGTGGTTCGCCGCCGGGCGGTTATTACGCACCGTGGAACAATCCCGTGCTCGAAGCAAAGGAAGATGGCGAATACCTGACCGAACGCCTGACTGAGGAATCGATCAAGTTCCTCGAGAACCGCGACGAAGCCAAGCCGTTTTTCCTTTATCTTTGCTATTACAATGTCCACACGCCGATTCAGCCTTATAAGAAACGCGTCGAGTACTTCGAAGCAAAGAAGGGCAACATCGAAGGCAAAACGCCGGTAATTGCCGAGCATGAAGGGCAGTCTCGGGCACGTCAGGACAACGCCGCTTACGCATCGATGGTTGCCGCCGTCGATCAAAGCGTCGGGGATATCCTTGCGAAGCTGGACGAGTTGAAGCTCGACGACGACACCGTGGTTTGCTTTTTTTCTGATAACGGCGGCTTGTGCACGCTGGGCAAAAACCGCGTGGCGCCGACTTCCAATTTGCCGCTTCGTAGTGGTAAAGGATGGCTGTACGAAGGGGGCGTTCGCAGTCCGATGATCGTTCGTGCTCCTGGCGTGACTCAAGCCGGCAGCAGCACCGAGTCGCCGGTCGTTAGCACCGACTTCTTCCCAACGATGCTGGAACTTGCCGACTTGCCACTGCAGCCGAAGTTGCATGCCGATGGCGAGTCGCTTGTCGCGATGCTTGGTGGTGATGATCCAGCCGAGAAACGAACGTTCTACTGGCATTACCCGCACTACCATGGTTCGACATGGAAGCCAGGCGCTTCGATTCGCGACGGCGACTGGAAGCTGATCGAGTTTTACGAATATGACGAAGTCGAACTGTACAACCTGGCTGACGATCCTGGCGAGAAGAACGACTTGAGCAAGTCGATGCCGGAAAAGACGACCCAGCTTCGCGAGAAGCTTCGCACCTGGCAAAAAGAAATGAACGCCAAGATGCCGGAGCCGAACCCAAAGTATCGCGGCGCGAAATAGGACATGTCCCCCTGGTTTGTGAAGCTTGCTAGCTCAGCTACAATCGAGCCCCAACACCCCTCCTGTTAAAAAGCTAATCCTCGTGAGAAACCGCTAAAAGGACCTGGTTAATGCTGAATTCCAAAGTCATCGGACTCTCGGTGATGATGTTCCTCCAATTCTTTGTTTGGGGGGCTTGGTACGTAACGGTTGGCAACTATATGGACGCCAACGGAATGACCGACCAGATTAGTTGGGCATACACCGTGGCTCCGATCGCGGCGATCATTTCACCATTTTTCCTGGGGTTTGTCGCGGATCGCTACTTTGCCTCGGAACGCGTCCTGGCCGTGCTGCACCTGCTTGGTGCTGGGGCGATGTTGGCCGCCCCGTTTGCTGCTGAGGTGACGATCAGCGCGAAAGACATGGACCCCGAATCGTTCATGACAACGATTTACTCGTCGGCGTTCATCGTGACGTTGCTGCTGCATGTTCTCTGTTATATGCCGACGCTGGGGCTAACCAATACGTTGGCGTTCTCGAACATTGACGATCAAGAAACGCAGTTTCCGATCATTCGCGTGTTCGGCACCATCGGTTGGATTGTCGCCAACTTGACGGTCAGCAGTATCTTTGGTGCGGATACGACCGCTCAGCAGTTCTACATCACCTCGGCTGCCGGCGTGGCGTTGGGTATCTTCAGCTTCTTCCTGCCGCACACCCCACCACCTTCGGCGGGGAAAGCGGTTACGTTCCGCGAGATCGTGGGGGCCGATACCCTGTCGCTGATGAAAGAACGCTCGTTCTTCGTCTTTATCTTGGGGTCGTTCCTAATCTGTATTCCGCTGGCAGCTTACTATGCGTTTGCTCCTGTGTTCGTGAAGCATACCGGCTTTGAAGCACCCGGCAGTATTATGTCGATGGGGCAGGGCTCGGAAATCATCTTCATGCTGCTGATGCCGCTCTTTTTCGCTCGCTTGGGCGTGAAGTGGATGTTGTTCGTTGGTATGGCTGCTTGGGTGCTACGATATGGTTTGTTCGCCGGTGCCGAAGGTTTGGATGGCAACTTGCCGTATCCGCTGGTGATCGGCGGTATCTTGCTGCACGGTATCTGTTACGACTTCTTCTTTGTGACCGGCTTTATCTACACCGATAAGAAGTGCACCAAAGAGACCCGAGGCCAGGCTCAAGGCTTCCTGGTTCTCGTCACCCAAGGTTTGGGGCTCGGGATTGGTGCTCAGGTCATTGGTTGGCTGTTTGAATCGCAAACGACGACCGAAGGCGCCGTCACGGTCACCAACTGGCAAATGTTCTGGTTGGTTCCTTGTATTGCGTCGGCTGTCGTGATGCTGCTGTTCGGTCTCCTCTTTAATGACAAAGTGGACGAAGCGGATGGGGATGCCGACGAGGACGTTCCTGCCACCGAAGGAACCCATTAAGCGTCGCCGCTTGCACAATATGACCCTAGAAAACGCCGCCACGAGCTTTCGTGAGCGGCGTTTTTTATTGGTGCTGGACACTTTTTAAAGCGTGTAAGTGCCGTATTTTCCAGGGTTTATTGCACGCACCGGAAAATTCTTGGTGATTCGCCGAGTTTTTCTAAAGGTCGTAATTTGACACGTAGCAGACGTGACATAGGTTTCAGGTGTTCAGGCAAGTGCACCGCACGACACCTGGATGGCAACAGGATTCGTTGCCGGACATTTCTCGTCTCATCTGGAACTCATCAAAACCTTATTTAGGGAAACGAGATCCCGGTGTGCGGGCAAGGTCTGCTGCCAACGTCCCCCGACAAAGGCAAACTGGTCGTGAGGCCAGGACGCAAAGCCAAGGACCACATCCGTGTGGTAGCCGGGCTGCCGAAGGGTTGACTCCGGACGACTTCGTCCACTTCCTGATGGCTGTGTATGGGACTGAGGCATTACCAAGAGGACCGCGTTCAACCGAGTTTTGCAGACCAACGTGATGGATTCGTCATGGTTGAACAGCGGTAGTAAGCATCCTTAGTATTGTGCCGATTTTAGGCAACGTTGGAGAATTCTCATGCAAGGTCTCATCCAGAAAGTACAGAACTTCCTCGTATCGGAAGACGGTCCCACCGCGGTTGAATACGCCGTGATGCTGGCTCTGATCGTCATCGTATGTCTGTCCGCCATCTCGGCGATCGGTACCCAGGCGAACGCTACGTTCACCAAGATTGGTACGGACATGCAAACCGCCAACACCACTGGTGGTGCGGTATAAACCGCCACTCAAACGCGTGTGCCACTTTCGGCATACGCGTTTTTTCGTGAAACACTGGAAAGCCCCGGGGCACCCTTACACGGGGACCTACGGGGCTTTTCGCTTTTTCGGATTAGTCCGGTCGTGGCGGGAATAACAATACACCGCGCTGTTGCAACCTGCACGGAATAGGCAGAAATCGGGGAAAATATGGTCTCCGACACCGCATGGTTGCCAGGGTGAGCTACTGTTTTGTGCCGGAGACTGCTGTCGCAGCTTCCGGAAACAAGTCGTGGTATCCCTGTATTTGCGCATTTAGTGGTCGGCCTCGCATAAGACGCGCGAGGTGAGGAGAAAGTCATGGATCTTTTTGTAAGCTTGGCAGAAGCAGTTAAGGAACATTGGCCTGTTTGGGTCGTGACTATCACGTTAATCGTGGCTGCTATCATCGACGGAATTCAATTAAAAGTTCCGAATTGGATCACCTTCCCGTTTGTTGCTAGCGGCTGGATTTACAGCTTCTGCGCATTTGGTTTTGAAGGTTTAGGCTGGAGTTTGCTGGGTACGGTCGTCGGTTTGGCATTGCTGCTTCCGGCCTACTCGATCGGCGGCATGGGTGCCGGCGACGTGAAGCTTCTGGCCGGTGTTGGTGCCTGGATGCATGGCACGCACACCTTCTACGCTTTCTGCATTTCGGCCATCGTCGGTGCGGTTCTCGCCGTCGGTATGGTCCTCGTTCGCAAGGCGTGGAAAAAGCACTCGAACAACGCTCGAATCATTCTCAACGAGATCATGACCATTCGTGATCCCAACGAGTTGGCGAGCATCGCTGCGGAGCGAAAGCCTACGATGCTTCTGCTCCCCTACGGTATTCCGATCGCCATCGGAACCATTGGTTACTTCCTCTGGATGGGACTGCTTGTATGAGCCCGACACCTGCTGCATGCACAGACTGCGCAACCGATTGTGTAAATTTGGGCGAAATGCCACGGACTTTGCGTCCTCGACATTTCGGCCTTGATAAGAGATGCGGATTATTCCGATTGAAACGGTCAGGGGCGGCTGTTGTGGAATTTGCCATTGTGGCACCACTCTTCTTCCTCCTGATTTTCGGGATGATCGAATACGGTCGCATGGTGATGGTGCAGCAAGTGATTACCAACGCTTCTCGCGAAGGAGCACGTCGAGCCGTCCTGGACGGAGCGACAACTTCCGAAGTGGTTGCCGCGGTAGAGTCCTTCCTCGATTCGGCTGCCGTCGATAGTGACGGAGCCGACGTCATTGTGTCGCCAGACCCGCCGGAAGATGCCGGGTTTGGTGGGGCCGTGTCGGTAACTGTTCAGATACCATTTTCCGAGGTCAGCTGGTTGCCATCTCCCATGTACTTGGGATCAACAACCTTGGAAGCGAAGACCTCCATGCGTAGAGAAACCGTTCAATGATCGTTGATGCAAAATATTCCGAATATTCGGGAATTGCCAAACGCAATGATCGTGAGACTAAGAAGGTTAGTTGTCACCTTCTAACAACGGTGTCCCGATGAAACCCCATACATCGCAAGAGCGGTAAAAAGGGCCTAAGGAGCTAGCAAGTCACGGGCATGGAGGCTAGCTGAACAAGGAAAAGCAAATGCGTCCTAAATCACTAATTTTGATCATCATCGCACTCGGGTGCGGGCTCGTTGCCTCGATCGGCATCAGCCAGGTACTCGAACAGCAGTCGGCTCAGCCGGTACCTCAAGTCGAGATGGAGAACATCTTCGTCGCGCTCGAGGAAATCGACATCAACGAACCGATCAAGCCAGAGATGATCAAGCTGGAACCATGGCCAGCAGATAAGATTCCAGAAGGTGCCATTCGTGAACTCGAGAACGTCGAAGAACGTCGTCCTCGTTCGCGTCTGTTTGCCGGCGAAGTCATCCTGGAAGGCAAGCTCTTCGGTTCCGACGAAGACCAAGGTGCTTCCAAGCTGATTCCTAAAGGCTACCGCGTTCACTCCGTCCGCGTGACGGCGGAAAGCTCGGCCTCTGGTTTGATCCTGCCTGGCGACCGCGTCGACGTTTTGGTTTACCTCCAAGTGACCAACCAAAACAACCGCAGCCAGAAGAAGCAGATGACACGTACGATTCTGACGAATTGCCGCGTGTTTGCTGTGAACGAACAAATCCATCGCGATGCTGACGATGACGATGCAATCGCCGCCAAAACGGTCTCGTTGCTCGTCACGCCGAAGCAGGTCGAAATCCTGGTGCTTGCCTCGCGACTGGGAAGCCTGAGCTTGTCGCTTCGTCCGCCAGATGAAAGCGGAGACGACGAAGCTGGCGTAACTGACGACGCCACCATTGCCGAACTGTTGGGCATCACGGAAAACGCCGACCCCAACATGGACAATCGTCCGAAGCAGCCAGCGGTTGCTCAGGACCAGAAGCCTGCCGGCGGTGGTTTCCTCGACTTTTTGAAGAACTCGCAAGCCTCGCTGACTTCACCCACGATGGGTGCATTGCCAGCGGAGCAGGAACCAGAATGGACCATGGACCTGCTTAGCCCAGACGGCGTGCGACGCTTTGAATTTGGTGCAGACGAAGAGCTTCCATTGGAAGTTGCCCCAGGGGCTTCCTCCAGCCGAAGCAGCACGATGCGAACTTCGCTGCCAGCTCAGCAGCCGAGCCTGCCACCAGGCTCGGTGGGACAACCTTCGCAGCCGGTCGATACGGCCCCTGCGAATGACGATCTGGATTTAAAACCCAGTGATGCAGACAGTGACTCCATGCCAGCGGGGTCAGACTTAGATTTCGG is a window of Bremerella sp. TYQ1 DNA encoding:
- a CDS encoding MFS transporter; the encoded protein is MLNSKVIGLSVMMFLQFFVWGAWYVTVGNYMDANGMTDQISWAYTVAPIAAIISPFFLGFVADRYFASERVLAVLHLLGAGAMLAAPFAAEVTISAKDMDPESFMTTIYSSAFIVTLLLHVLCYMPTLGLTNTLAFSNIDDQETQFPIIRVFGTIGWIVANLTVSSIFGADTTAQQFYITSAAGVALGIFSFFLPHTPPPSAGKAVTFREIVGADTLSLMKERSFFVFILGSFLICIPLAAYYAFAPVFVKHTGFEAPGSIMSMGQGSEIIFMLLMPLFFARLGVKWMLFVGMAAWVLRYGLFAGAEGLDGNLPYPLVIGGILLHGICYDFFFVTGFIYTDKKCTKETRGQAQGFLVLVTQGLGLGIGAQVIGWLFESQTTTEGAVTVTNWQMFWLVPCIASAVVMLLFGLLFNDKVDEADGDADEDVPATEGTH
- a CDS encoding prepilin peptidase, giving the protein MDLFVSLAEAVKEHWPVWVVTITLIVAAIIDGIQLKVPNWITFPFVASGWIYSFCAFGFEGLGWSLLGTVVGLALLLPAYSIGGMGAGDVKLLAGVGAWMHGTHTFYAFCISAIVGAVLAVGMVLVRKAWKKHSNNARIILNEIMTIRDPNELASIAAERKPTMLLLPYGIPIAIGTIGYFLWMGLLV
- a CDS encoding DUF1501 domain-containing protein, encoding MSNSEMPKSSYCGNTRREFLWNAGAKFPGLALTYMLAKDGFLANQAMAADGVSAFDNPLAAKQPMFEGKAKNVIFLFMYGGPSHVDTFDYKPKLYGLDGKTVPVKTKGRGGEKNEGRVVGPKWNFKQYGESGQWVSDLFPHLATCVDDIAFLKSCQADSPIHGSAMLMMNSGRILSGYPTLGSWVNYGLGTVNQNLPGYVVMLDPSGGPISGAKNWTCGFMPANYQGTIFRSKGAPIIDLATPDGMTRAAQRRILDAMKEANQQHFEARSDNTELSSRIASYELAYRMQEHAPEAVDLNTESEDTKQLYGMDNPETEEFGRRCLMARRLVERGVRFVQLYSGGHHNDNNWDAHGDLEKNHNYHAGRTDKPIAGLIKDLKRKGMLDDTLIVWGGEFGRQPTAEYEKGTGRDHNSYGFTMWMAGGGIKGGVSYGATDELGAEAVENPLHVRRIHATILNQLGLDPNHLSYFYSGLDQKLVGVEHTEPIHEIIT
- the pckA gene encoding phosphoenolpyruvate carboxykinase (ATP), which translates into the protein MSSIDLKGLDIDVEDVRRNMAPSTLYEEAIRDEEDAAIADSGALIAYSGEKTGRSPKDKRVVESEESKNDVWWGPINIPIEDHTYRINLERAKDYLNTRKKLYVVDAFAGWDPKYRLKIRVICSRPYHALFMHTMLIRPTHEELQNFGEPDVVIYNAGRFPANRHTPGMTSKTSVDVNLEDREMVILGTEYAGEMKKGVFTMMNYYMPKQGVLSMHCSATTEPGSDRSSILFGLSGTGKTTLSADPKRLLIGDDEHCWSDDGVFNIEGGCYAKAIDLTPDNEPEIFQALRFGSVLENVVYDKEDHHVDFTDTSITQNTRGAYPIEFIRNAKIPCVAGHPTDVIFLTCDAFGVLPPVSKLTSAQAMYHFISGYTAKIAGTEVGVTEPQATFSPCFGGPFLVWHPGKYAELLAEKLEKHNANVWLVNTGWTGGAHGAGSRIKLKYTRAIIDAIHSGELANAPTAEDPVFGIHVLQECPGVPAEILNPKGTWSDPAAYDQTAAKLASLFIDNFQNYSSGVSEDVRQAGPVAKTSV
- the cpaB gene encoding Flp pilus assembly protein CpaB; translated protein: MRPKSLILIIIALGCGLVASIGISQVLEQQSAQPVPQVEMENIFVALEEIDINEPIKPEMIKLEPWPADKIPEGAIRELENVEERRPRSRLFAGEVILEGKLFGSDEDQGASKLIPKGYRVHSVRVTAESSASGLILPGDRVDVLVYLQVTNQNNRSQKKQMTRTILTNCRVFAVNEQIHRDADDDDAIAAKTVSLLVTPKQVEILVLASRLGSLSLSLRPPDESGDDEAGVTDDATIAELLGITENADPNMDNRPKQPAVAQDQKPAGGGFLDFLKNSQASLTSPTMGALPAEQEPEWTMDLLSPDGVRRFEFGADEELPLEVAPGASSSRSSTMRTSLPAQQPSLPPGSVGQPSQPVDTAPANDDLDLKPSDADSDSMPAGSDLDFGQDDA
- a CDS encoding TadE/TadG family type IV pilus assembly protein, producing MAPLFFLLIFGMIEYGRMVMVQQVITNASREGARRAVLDGATTSEVVAAVESFLDSAAVDSDGADVIVSPDPPEDAGFGGAVSVTVQIPFSEVSWLPSPMYLGSTTLEAKTSMRRETVQ
- a CDS encoding PSD1 and planctomycete cytochrome C domain-containing protein, producing MCLLGLWIASAAQAQEESQPTIKFNRDVKPILAKKCFACHGPGEQESGLRLDERESATGESDSGMLAVVPGNVEESELIRRIVSHDEFEKMPPEGKPVKPEEVAILKKWIEEGAQYQGHWAFEPVSDPEPPATNHKDWVQNPIDQFILARLEENGLEPNAKASKRTLIRRAYYNLTGLPPTKEEIEAFEKDDSPDAWKNLVDKLLASEHYGEKWGRHWLDLVRFAETNSYERDGVKPNAWKYRDYVIRSFNENKPYDQFIIEQLAGDEIENPTPESIIATGYYKLGVWDDEPADPLLHEYDQYDDIISTTSKTFLGVTIGCARCHDHKIDPISQANYYEFLSFFRGMKPYGNRGDVSFSQREISPQEVISAHENHRREREAVEKRLNEIVSAAIDQLPREEHREVRNQRNPDRRRERMDERIAELVPNEASEYAELKRQLDAIHDKEKYLPAREFALAVNKANKQPPETTIMMRGNPHVPGDVVEPNFPKFFKVAKPVVPEPSEQQETSGRRLVLAKWIASEENLMTARVMVNRLWQFQFGRGLVRSSSNFGQLGTPPTHPLLLDWLTQEFIDSGWDIKHMQRLMMLSSAYQMSSAGAEKGLAEDPANELFWRFNSRRLTAEEVRDSILAVNGRLNDKMYGHGFYPQISAEVMAGQSKPGDGWGNSSYEEQARRAVYIHVKRSLVTPILSSFDFPETDAPCEERFVTTQPAQALGMINGHFANQQASELAKRVRETGATSQEDKIREAIQFAMAREANDQDVKIGISLMSDLQKDHGLDDQRAFDLYCLMLINLNEFFFLD
- a CDS encoding Flp family type IVb pilin, translated to MQGLIQKVQNFLVSEDGPTAVEYAVMLALIVIVCLSAISAIGTQANATFTKIGTDMQTANTTGGAV
- a CDS encoding sulfatase, producing the protein MTTRVFLFLPLFLTVLGLFGESTLDAAEAKRPNFVFFLVDDLGWADLSCYGSTFHETPNIDAFAKSGMKFYQAYTACPVCSPTRASILTGRHPVRVDVTDWIPGNSGTGKFLQVEDRDNLALEEVTIAEVLKGEGYQTFFAGKWHLGDKGHWPTDQGFDINIGGHDRGSPPGGYYAPWNNPVLEAKEDGEYLTERLTEESIKFLENRDEAKPFFLYLCYYNVHTPIQPYKKRVEYFEAKKGNIEGKTPVIAEHEGQSRARQDNAAYASMVAAVDQSVGDILAKLDELKLDDDTVVCFFSDNGGLCTLGKNRVAPTSNLPLRSGKGWLYEGGVRSPMIVRAPGVTQAGSSTESPVVSTDFFPTMLELADLPLQPKLHADGESLVAMLGGDDPAEKRTFYWHYPHYHGSTWKPGASIRDGDWKLIEFYEYDEVELYNLADDPGEKNDLSKSMPEKTTQLREKLRTWQKEMNAKMPEPNPKYRGAK